A part of Phoenix dactylifera cultivar Barhee BC4 chromosome 2, palm_55x_up_171113_PBpolish2nd_filt_p, whole genome shotgun sequence genomic DNA contains:
- the LOC103717284 gene encoding O-fucosyltransferase 30, whose protein sequence is MDWSVSRSRWRKRSQRNKPLFLLSLSLLLLLLLLFLAVFLSSYAEIFRSLLPFSAPLPAETLDARSPQCGAGGAPALAGERFLWYAPHSGFSNQLSELKNAILMAAILNRTLIVPPVLDHHAVALGSCPKFRVASPTELRTAVWDHIMELVRARRYVSMADIVDLSLLASSVLKIIDFRVFASTWCGLNMERTCFASLCCAVSRVRSLSGNFDRCRSLLSGLQGNIDQCVYAVQDDCRTTVWTYQQDNDGILDSFQPDKELQKRKKLSYIRKRRDVYKAFGPGSKAETATILAFGSLFTSPYKSSELYIDIHDAPRDTRIQSLLKEIEFLPFVPEIMAAGKDYAVNKIKEPFLCAQLRLLDGQFKNHWRTTFSAVKQKIKTLNLELQGNKVRGPIHIFVMTDLPMVNWTGTYLADLAKDASSYKLYTLLESDELVVQAAKKLMAAEHGLRSGYLPRNQEGTDKNKACEPVALPEILLYIEAAVCSCASLGFVGTAGSTIAEIIEVMRKNNVCKL, encoded by the exons ATGGATTGGTCAGTGAGCCGTAGCCGTTGGAGGAAGCGAAGCCAACGGAACAaacccctcttcctcctttctctttcccttctcctcctcctcctcctcctcttccttgccgtcttcctctcctcttacGCCGAGATCTTTCGatctctcctccccttctccgcCCCTCTCCCCGCCGAAACCCTAGACGCTCGATCCCCGCAATGCGGCGCCGGCGGAGCCCCGGCCCTCGCCGGCGAGAGATTCCTCTGGTACGCTCCCCACAGCGGCTTCAGCAACCAGCTCTCCGAGCTCAAGAACGCCATTCTCATGGCTGCCATCCTCAACCGCACCCTCATCGTGCCTCCGGTGCTCGACCACCATGCCGTCGCCCTGGGGAGCTGCCCCAAGTTCAGGGTCGCCAGCCCCACCGAGCTCCGCACCGCGGTGTGGGATCACATCATGGAGCTCGTTAGAGCTCGGAG GTATGTTTCAATGGCAGACATAGTTGATTTGTCTTTGCTAGCATCATCTGTGCTCAAGATAATTGATTTTAGAGTATTTGCTTCAACATGGTGTGGTTTAAACATGGAGCGCACTTGCTTTGCTAGCTTATGTTGTGCTGTGTCTAGGGTTAGATCTTTGTCAGGTAACTTTGACCGATGCAGGTCCTTGCTATCTGGCTTGCAAGGTAACATTGATCAGTGTGTATATGCTGTACAAGATGACTGTAGGACAACAGTATGGACATATCAACAAGACAATGATGGGATTTTGGACTCGTTTCAGCCTGACAAAGAATTGCAGAAAAGGAAGAAATTGTCATACATTAGGAAGCGTAGAGATGTATACAAGGCTTTTGGACCTGGTTCGAAAGCTGAAACAGCCACAATTTTGGCTTTTGGAAGCCTATTCACATCACCATACAAAAGTTCTGAGCTTTATATCGATATCCATGATGCTCCAAGAGACACACGGATACAGTCATTGCTAAAGGAAATTGAATTCCTTCCCTTTGTCCCAGAAATTATGGCTGCAGGAAAGGATTATGCTGTAAACAAGATAAAGGAGCCTTTTCTCTGTGCCCAACTTAGGTTGCTAGATGGGCAGTTTAAGAACCACTGGAGGACCACATTTTCAGCAGTAAAGCAGAAGATTAAAACCTTAAATTTGGAACTTCAGGGAAACAAGGTTCGTGGTCCTATCCATATTTTTGTCATGACGGACCTTCCTATGGTAAATTGGACTGGAACTTACTTGGCAGACCTTGCAAAAGATGCAAGCTCTTACAAACTCTATACACTACTAGAAAGTGATGAATTGGTAGTGCAGGCTGCTAAGAAACTTATGGCAGCAGAGCATGGGCTAAGGTCTGGTTACCTTCCAAGGAATCAAGAGGGAACGGATAAGAACAAAGCTTGTGAACCAGTGGCATTACCAGAAATTCTATTATACATAGAGGCAGCTGTTTGCAGTTGTGCTTCCTTGGGTTTTGTAGGGACTGCTGGATCAACAATAGCAGAAATCATAGAAGTGATGAGAAAAAATAATGTCTGCAAATTGTAG
- the LOC103717283 gene encoding uncharacterized protein LOC103717283 produces MEMIGEKRVQNVVVMRHGDRIDHFEMMWAANAARPWDPPLTDGGKIRAWTAGKRLRALGFPIHRVLVSPFLRCLQTTAEAVSALCAVVDDEARLLTMETSQDVVIDPSRVKVSIEYGLCEMLNTRAIGEEFAPKDGTWFPGVSKLEALLPAGTIDHSMEHIYQEMPCWEESVLDARNRYASIIRALADKYPHENLLLVTHGEGVGVSVSSFQKDAEVFEVEYCAFSHLQRHISFEPSQAFVAENFQLLTKSGQTGISFLLHLKMIDGF; encoded by the exons ATGGAGATGATAGGAGAGAAGCGGGTGCAGAACGTTGTGGTGATGAGGCACGGGGACCGGATCGACCACTTCGAGATGATGTGGGCGGCGAACGCGGCGCGGCCCTGGGACCCGCCGCTGACGGATGGTGGCAAGATCCGGGCTTGGACTGCCGGGAAGCGGCTGAGGGCCCTCGGCTTCCCCATCCACCGCGTCCTTGTCTCACCCTTCCTCCGCTGCCTCCAGACCACCGCCGAGGCCGTCTCCGCTCTCTGCGCCGTCGTCGACGATGAAGCCCGCCTCCTCACCATGGAGACCAGCCAAGACGTCGTCATCGATCCCTCCCGCGTCAAG GTCTCAATAGAATATGGATTATGTGAAATGTTAAATACACGAGCCATAGGTGAAGAATTTGCTCCTAAAGATGGCACCTGGTTTCCTGGAGTTTCAAAACTTGAAGCTTTGCTGCCAGCTGGAACTATAGATCATTCTATGGAGCATATTTACCAAGAG ATGCCGTGTTGGGAGGAGTCTGTTCTTGATGCAAGGAATAGATATGCGAGTATCATTCGGGCTCTTGCAGACAAGTATCCCCATGAAAACTTGCTGCTGGTCACACATG GAGAGGGAGTTGGTGTTTCGGTCTCTTCGTTCCAAAAAGATGCGGAAGTTTTTGAAGTGGAGTATTGTGCATTTTCTCATCTGCAAAGGCACATATCGTTTGAGCCTTCACAGGCCTTTGTTGCTGAAAACTTCCAGTTGCTAACAAAGAGTGGCCAGACGGGCATATCTTTTCTCTTACACCTGAAAATGATAGATGGTTTCTAA
- the LOC103717281 gene encoding expansin-B18-like, with amino-acid sequence MAASLLASFVTLSCLFTVSFCFQTKRFSLPMAGRDWSPAGATWYGSPQGAGSDGGACGYGKAVEEAPFSAMISAGSPSIFESGKGCGSCYQVRCTTHKACSGKPVTVVIADFSCPVGVCYKEPAHFDFSGTAFGAMALPGMADELRHAGYLHIEYSRVACEYPGKTITFHVGTGSNPYYLAVVVEFEDGDGDLAAVDIKEGSGEWRPMRQSWGAVWRLDPESALHGPFSIQLTSKYSGKKLVANNVIPEGWKAGATYRSFVNYS; translated from the exons ATGGCTGCTTCTCTCCTGGCTAGTTTTGTTACCTTGTCGTGCCTCTTCACCGTGAGCTTCTGCTTCCAAACCAAACGCTTTTCTCTGCCGATGGCCGGACGTGACTGGTCGCCGGCCGGAGCAACTTGGTATGGAAGTCCCCAGGGAGCCGGAAGTGATG GGGGAGCTTGTGGATATGGGAAGGCTGTGGAAGAAGCCCCCTTTTCTGCCATGATTTCCGCTGGAAGTCCTTCTATCTTTGAGTCGGGCAAAGGATGCGGTTCTTGCTATCAG GTGAGGTGCACCACCCACAAGGCATGTTCAGGGAAGCCGGTGACGGTCGTGATCGCCGACTTCTCGTGCCCCGTCGGTGTATGCTACAAAGAACCCGCTCATTTCGATTTTAGCGGCACCGCGTTTGGGGCGATGGCCCTGCCGGGCATGGCCGATGAGCTGCGGCACGCTGGATACCTGCATATCGAATACTCGAG AGTTGCATGCGAGTATCCAGGCAAGACGATCACCTTCCATGTGGGAACTGGTTCCAATCCCTACTACCTCGCAGTGGTGGTGGAGTTCGAGGACGGAGACGGAGACTTGGCTGCTGTGGATATTAAGGAGGGTTCTGGTGAGTGGCGCCCCATGAGACAATCATGGGGTGCGGTATGGAGGCTCGACCCTGAATCGGCGCTCCATGGGCCATTCTCGATTCAGTTGACGTCGAAGTACTCCGGCAAGAAGCTGGTCGCCAACAACGTGATTCCGGAGGGGTGGAAGGCGGGAGCCACCTACCGGTCTTTTGTCAACTATAGCTAG